In Sphingobacterium sp. PCS056, the following proteins share a genomic window:
- the mbhE gene encoding hydrogen gas-evolving membrane-bound hydrogenase subunit E, with product MLFTVLLGLITSSLIVPFGRFVKTKWGIILAFIPLLLFLYYLQYIPLISWDKSYVQHIDWIPSLGINFDFRLDGLSLLFSLLITGIGTCIFFYAKSYLKNDPYIDRFFGYLCMFMSAMLGLVLSDNIFLLFTFWELTSISSFFLIGFNNDHAVSRKSALTALSVTGLGGFFLLAGFVLMGNIAQTYSISELAEKAQLIQDHELFPYILGLIILGAMTKSAQFPFHFWLPGAMKAPTPVSAYLHSATMVKAGIYLLARFFPILGSNPAWTYSLMIIGGVTMLYGAFHSLFRTDMKGVLAYSTISALGILVFLLGIGTPDAIIAAAVFIVVHALYKATLFLITGIIDHATHTRDLSILQGLRKVLLPVAIAGFLAALSSAGVPLTLGFIGKDLIYEATLHSEQHVAIYLTVAAVITNILLVSAGFMAGIKPFMGTLPEKFEKINMPAKSLWIPPLLLALLGGLFGCFPHIIGDWIAQPTVNSIMKVKTDFHLQIWHGFNLVLLLSALTIILGTILYFINKPHPRKLQWIERLNFIAPLTIFQKTYQRIYQFSTSYSNYFHNGYLRSYLLKIIIFAEVLLAYQLYLGGPLHINWDLLSAISVYEVVTVLIVFGAVALTLSTASRLTAVVATSVIGYGICLLFVFYSAPDLAMTQFTIDTLTVVLFVLVLFKLPPFLNLAKKRILIRDVVVAIVFGIILSMVAIRVLHVPTNIAISEFYGKNAYLLAKGRNVVNVLLVDFRGFDTMFEIVVLSIAALGVYSLLKLRLKSSEKE from the coding sequence ATGCTATTTACTGTTCTATTAGGACTAATAACATCGAGCCTTATTGTTCCATTTGGCAGATTTGTTAAAACCAAGTGGGGGATTATTCTCGCATTCATACCGCTACTTTTATTTCTTTATTACCTACAATATATTCCGTTGATCAGTTGGGATAAATCATACGTTCAACATATCGATTGGATCCCATCATTAGGTATAAATTTCGACTTTAGGTTAGATGGTTTGTCACTCCTATTTTCGTTATTAATCACAGGAATTGGAACATGTATCTTTTTTTATGCGAAATCATATTTAAAAAATGATCCTTACATCGATCGTTTCTTTGGTTATCTGTGCATGTTCATGTCTGCCATGCTTGGGTTGGTGCTATCCGATAATATTTTTTTATTATTTACTTTTTGGGAACTGACCAGTATTAGCTCATTTTTCCTGATCGGTTTCAATAATGACCATGCAGTTTCTAGAAAAAGTGCACTAACAGCCTTAAGTGTCACCGGACTAGGTGGATTTTTTCTACTAGCTGGATTTGTGCTCATGGGTAATATTGCTCAGACTTACTCGATTTCTGAATTAGCAGAAAAAGCACAGCTTATTCAAGATCATGAATTATTTCCCTATATATTAGGGTTGATCATCTTAGGTGCCATGACCAAATCGGCACAATTTCCATTTCACTTTTGGTTACCTGGAGCAATGAAAGCCCCAACACCAGTTTCCGCATATCTACACTCCGCAACTATGGTGAAAGCGGGAATATATCTCCTTGCGAGATTTTTCCCAATTTTGGGCAGCAACCCTGCATGGACCTATAGTTTAATGATTATTGGAGGTGTTACCATGCTGTATGGCGCTTTTCATTCACTCTTTAGAACCGATATGAAAGGAGTGCTCGCTTACTCCACAATTTCTGCTTTGGGGATTCTAGTTTTTTTATTAGGAATTGGAACTCCAGATGCGATCATCGCTGCTGCGGTTTTTATTGTTGTCCATGCGCTATACAAAGCAACTTTATTTTTAATTACAGGCATCATTGATCATGCTACTCATACCAGAGATCTCTCTATATTACAGGGTTTGAGAAAAGTTTTACTACCTGTAGCAATAGCCGGATTTTTAGCAGCCTTATCCAGTGCTGGTGTGCCTTTGACTTTGGGGTTTATTGGTAAAGATTTAATCTATGAAGCAACCCTACACAGTGAGCAACATGTAGCCATATATCTGACCGTTGCAGCAGTAATAACCAATATCTTATTGGTTTCAGCGGGATTCATGGCTGGTATCAAACCTTTTATGGGTACTCTTCCTGAAAAGTTTGAAAAGATCAATATGCCAGCGAAGTCCCTATGGATACCACCTTTATTACTTGCTCTGTTAGGTGGGCTATTCGGTTGTTTTCCCCATATCATTGGAGACTGGATCGCTCAACCCACAGTCAATAGTATCATGAAAGTGAAAACAGATTTTCATCTTCAAATTTGGCATGGCTTTAATTTAGTATTACTATTAAGTGCCCTAACTATTATTTTAGGGACTATCCTTTATTTCATAAATAAACCACATCCACGAAAATTGCAGTGGATTGAAAGATTAAATTTTATTGCGCCACTGACTATTTTTCAAAAAACATATCAGCGCATTTATCAATTTTCAACCAGTTATTCCAACTACTTTCATAATGGATACTTACGTTCCTATCTTTTAAAAATTATCATATTCGCAGAAGTACTATTAGCTTATCAACTCTACCTTGGTGGTCCACTTCATATCAACTGGGATCTATTATCTGCCATTAGTGTATATGAGGTGGTTACCGTTTTGATTGTTTTTGGTGCTGTTGCACTCACACTAAGCACTGCCTCGCGACTTACAGCTGTCGTAGCGACAAGTGTCATCGGCTACGGTATCTGTTTATTGTTTGTCTTTTATAGTGCCCCAGATTTGGCTATGACACAATTTACGATCGACACACTCACAGTTGTTCTATTTGTGCTTGTACTCTTTAAATTACCTCCATTTCTTAATCTCGCAAAAAAAAGAATATTAATCAGAGATGTCGTCGTTGCTATCGTATTTGGTATTATCTTATCCATGGTGGCCATACGCGTACTCCATGTACCTACCAATATTGCCATCAGTGAGTTTTACGGTAAAAATGCTTACTTACTGGCTAAAGGAAGAAATGTTGTTAATGTATTGCTCGTTGACTTCAGGGGTTTTGACACCATGTTTGAAATTGTTGTGCTCAGTATCGCTGCTCTCGGAGTCTATAGTTTATTAAAATTACGTTTAAAATCATCGGAGAAGGAATAA
- a CDS encoding FecR family protein produces the protein MKSKPFVIAEIIKKSLVEELTGDEIAMLEFWINSKEENKQLYDSFKKSHSIEEDLTIINRIDLNQAWNSLEKKGNDLKNSNHGWNLKIWIPLIASCFALCFYIFYFQDKPPHHDTKIVAIQSSIHKNDVKPASSEAVLVLDNGETLDLTTIQNDSIQANIKLKDDQLEYVKGTSNAVALKYNTLIVPKGGYYKIELSDGSKVWVNAMSKLKFPELFAKEERRVDLQGEAYFEISKDADRPFIVQANGTDIKVLGTHFNVDAYEGLVRTTLKEGSVQVVNANRSAILKPGEFCESSEMVMKTGLADLDRDLAWYNNEFYFKKDNIHYILNQLSNWYNVEVKFNRAVNRNKVLTGSIDRNVPLSQVLEMLEYVGDIKFKISGNQLIVNNK, from the coding sequence ATGAAAAGTAAACCCTTTGTTATAGCTGAAATTATTAAAAAATCACTTGTTGAAGAACTTACAGGAGATGAAATTGCTATGCTTGAGTTTTGGATAAACTCAAAAGAGGAAAATAAACAATTATATGATAGTTTTAAGAAATCTCATTCTATAGAAGAGGATTTAACTATCATAAACCGTATTGATCTTAACCAAGCTTGGAATAGTTTAGAAAAAAAGGGTAATGATTTAAAAAATTCGAACCATGGCTGGAATTTAAAAATTTGGATTCCTTTAATTGCTTCTTGTTTTGCGCTATGTTTTTATATTTTCTATTTCCAGGACAAGCCACCTCATCATGATACCAAAATTGTAGCCATACAGTCGTCGATACATAAAAATGATGTTAAACCTGCATCTAGCGAAGCTGTTCTAGTTTTAGATAATGGAGAAACTTTAGATTTAACAACCATTCAGAATGACTCCATTCAAGCCAACATCAAGCTAAAAGATGACCAACTGGAGTATGTCAAGGGAACAAGCAATGCAGTAGCATTGAAATACAATACCTTGATTGTTCCAAAAGGAGGATATTATAAAATTGAACTTTCAGATGGTAGTAAAGTATGGGTAAATGCGATGTCAAAATTGAAGTTTCCCGAATTATTTGCCAAGGAGGAACGTCGTGTTGATCTGCAGGGCGAAGCTTATTTTGAGATTTCAAAAGATGCAGATCGTCCCTTCATTGTTCAAGCTAATGGTACAGACATAAAAGTTTTAGGTACACATTTTAATGTAGATGCATATGAAGGTTTAGTGAGAACAACATTAAAAGAAGGCAGTGTTCAAGTTGTCAATGCGAATAGGTCTGCAATATTGAAGCCAGGCGAATTTTGTGAATCTTCAGAAATGGTTATGAAAACAGGCTTAGCAGATTTAGATCGCGATTTAGCTTGGTATAATAATGAGTTTTATTTTAAGAAGGATAATATCCACTATATTCTAAATCAATTGTCCAATTGGTATAATGTAGAAGTAAAGTTTAATAGAGCCGTTAATAGAAATAAAGTACTTACAGGCTCTATTGATCGCAATGTGCCACTTTCTCAGGTATTAGAGATGTTAGAATATGTTGGTGATATTAAATTTAAAATAAGCGGAAATCAATTAATTGTTAACAATAAGTAA
- a CDS encoding Na+/H+ antiporter subunit B: protein MKSTILQTASRYLLPILLLFSFFLLLRGHYFPGGGFVGGLVASIAFVLHSFAHGTNETMKILRYKPLSLIPIGLGISAFSMFMPAIFGLPVMTGLWLEHPIPVIGMIGTALLFDIGIYLVVIGVVLTILFTISLSSD from the coding sequence ATGAAAAGTACAATTTTACAGACAGCTTCACGCTACCTACTTCCTATACTGCTTTTATTCTCATTCTTCTTATTACTAAGAGGACATTATTTTCCTGGAGGAGGTTTTGTTGGTGGACTAGTTGCTTCGATCGCATTTGTACTACATAGTTTTGCTCATGGTACCAATGAAACGATGAAAATATTACGATATAAACCACTTTCTCTAATACCTATTGGATTGGGAATATCTGCTTTTAGCATGTTTATGCCCGCAATTTTTGGTCTACCAGTGATGACAGGACTTTGGTTAGAGCACCCCATTCCCGTTATTGGTATGATCGGTACTGCCCTCCTTTTTGATATAGGAATTTATCTGGTGGTCATTGGAGTGGTCTTAACTATTTTATTTACTATTTCATTAAGTTCAGATTAA
- a CDS encoding Na+/H+ antiporter subunit C, which produces MELLLILLIGVLYATGIYLILRRSMVKLLLGIMLLGNGTNMLIFLLGNITKGKPPLISDGLKVFQDIYADPIPQALILTAIVISFGLTSFAIVLLKRVYALINTDDLDNLNTPEDEDI; this is translated from the coding sequence ATGGAATTACTACTTATTTTACTCATAGGCGTACTCTACGCAACAGGCATATATCTGATTTTAAGAAGAAGTATGGTAAAATTACTTCTAGGAATCATGCTTTTAGGCAACGGAACAAATATGCTGATATTTCTACTAGGCAATATCACAAAAGGAAAACCGCCACTTATCAGTGATGGATTGAAAGTCTTTCAAGATATATATGCTGATCCTATACCTCAAGCGTTGATTTTAACCGCGATTGTCATCAGTTTTGGACTGACTTCCTTTGCCATTGTACTATTAAAACGTGTGTATGCATTAATTAACACGGATGATCTAGATAACTTAAACACACCCGAAGACGAAGATATATGA
- a CDS encoding RNA polymerase sigma factor, with amino-acid sequence MSSIVNKELFEQHYKSLCHFAWKLCGDLAEAEDLVQDAFIAYFNHEDHVSTNEAAVKNFLYTSVRYAFLNSKRREKVVEKYWLTTPFSEYSQESLELNIIHSEVIAEVHKIMESMPPGCQIVFKMGYFEGLSNQEIAKELNLSINTIKTQKQRALKTIMKKLNPEFLPIVLLWFTIIR; translated from the coding sequence ATGAGCAGTATCGTTAATAAAGAATTATTTGAGCAACACTATAAAAGCTTATGTCATTTTGCTTGGAAGCTCTGTGGAGATCTTGCCGAAGCGGAAGATCTGGTACAAGATGCTTTTATTGCCTATTTTAACCATGAAGATCATGTTTCTACAAATGAAGCAGCAGTAAAGAATTTCCTATATACCTCGGTAAGATATGCTTTTTTAAATAGTAAGCGTAGAGAAAAAGTTGTTGAAAAATATTGGTTAACCACACCATTTAGCGAGTATAGTCAGGAATCTTTAGAATTAAATATCATCCATTCGGAAGTTATTGCAGAAGTACATAAAATCATGGAAAGCATGCCGCCTGGCTGCCAGATTGTATTTAAGATGGGGTATTTTGAAGGTTTGAGTAACCAAGAAATTGCTAAAGAATTGAATTTAAGTATAAATACGATAAAAACTCAGAAACAGCGCGCATTAAAAACAATTATGAAAAAGTTGAATCCTGAATTTTTGCCTATTGTGCTTCTCTGGTTTACCATAATTCGATAA
- a CDS encoding proton-conducting transporter membrane subunit, giving the protein MIDNQIIATVLVHLFTAIIQLGFWRKTVPQRVLSIGGSFISLIFAVKLFTKVFNGDILIMHAANWEAPFGIVFVADLLSSTLVLLTAIAALAVSIFSATGIGRQRILYGYFPIFHFLVMGLNGAFLTGDIFNLYVFFEVIIISSFVLMTLGGRKAQLEGAVKYMAMNILASTFFLTGIGLLYGISGSLNMADLALIVPKIENRAIVDITATFFLIGFGIKSAIFPLYFWLPSSYHTPPSAVAAIFGGLLTKVGIYALFRVFTLIFIPNEFIRDLLLVLSILTILTGAFGALIKTNVRRLFSYLIVCHIGFMIGGLGMYSKLAILGAVFYLIHDIMVKTNLFLIAGLIRQMRGSMDMKKLGGLYAEYPKISLLMAIVLFSLAGIPPLSGFWPKIYLLQGAFENAHYFYAGALILGSFITLFVIAKFWSEVFWKKSPDPDTIEDKFKDLIGIRKIALILPICILAASSLYIGLNAEIIIQVADRISSEMLNTTPYIQAVLGK; this is encoded by the coding sequence ATGATTGACAATCAAATTATAGCAACAGTACTTGTACATTTATTTACAGCAATCATACAGCTTGGTTTTTGGAGAAAAACAGTTCCACAACGCGTACTCAGCATAGGTGGTAGCTTTATCAGCTTAATATTTGCTGTCAAATTGTTTACAAAAGTATTCAATGGGGATATTCTCATTATGCATGCTGCAAATTGGGAAGCTCCTTTCGGAATTGTATTCGTAGCCGATTTATTAAGCTCAACTCTAGTCCTATTGACCGCTATAGCTGCTCTTGCAGTATCTATTTTCTCAGCAACAGGTATCGGACGCCAACGTATACTGTACGGTTATTTTCCCATTTTTCACTTTTTAGTAATGGGATTAAACGGTGCATTTTTAACCGGTGATATTTTCAATCTTTATGTATTTTTTGAAGTTATTATTATATCCTCTTTTGTTCTGATGACATTAGGTGGCCGGAAAGCTCAATTAGAAGGTGCTGTCAAATATATGGCCATGAATATACTTGCCTCAACGTTCTTCTTAACAGGAATTGGGCTTCTTTATGGTATATCAGGATCATTAAATATGGCTGATTTGGCTTTAATAGTGCCCAAAATTGAAAACCGGGCAATAGTTGATATTACAGCCACTTTCTTTTTGATTGGGTTTGGTATTAAATCTGCTATTTTCCCCCTTTATTTTTGGCTCCCCTCTTCTTATCACACGCCTCCATCGGCAGTTGCAGCAATTTTTGGCGGTCTGCTTACCAAAGTAGGCATCTATGCCCTGTTTCGGGTTTTTACGCTGATTTTTATTCCGAATGAATTTATTCGTGATTTACTACTAGTTCTCTCTATATTGACGATTTTAACTGGTGCATTTGGCGCATTGATTAAAACAAATGTAAGAAGGCTTTTTTCCTACCTGATTGTTTGTCATATTGGATTTATGATCGGTGGATTAGGTATGTATAGCAAATTAGCTATTTTGGGAGCGGTATTTTATTTGATTCATGATATCATGGTCAAAACGAATCTCTTTCTAATTGCAGGATTAATTCGTCAGATGCGCGGTTCTATGGACATGAAAAAATTAGGGGGGCTTTATGCTGAATATCCTAAAATTTCGTTATTAATGGCCATCGTTTTATTTTCACTGGCGGGTATTCCACCGTTGTCTGGTTTTTGGCCAAAAATATATTTGTTGCAAGGAGCCTTTGAAAACGCCCACTACTTTTATGCAGGAGCACTTATACTGGGTAGCTTCATCACGCTATTCGTCATTGCAAAATTTTGGTCAGAAGTATTCTGGAAAAAATCACCGGATCCAGATACCATTGAAGATAAGTTTAAGGATCTAATCGGTATTCGAAAAATAGCTTTAATCCTACCCATTT
- a CDS encoding SusC/RagA family TonB-linked outer membrane protein, giving the protein MKISTFLMFAFVTGVQAKGIAQKVNLNLKNVKIEDALSAIGKQTKHRFLYSNDVTKGAKLINLNLKNVSLEDALQQVLNENNYSYKVIANTITINNIVKNSDKSSEDLYQNAVTGTVRDKDGKLLSGASITVKGTSVATQTDERGNFRINASENAVLIIRYVGYKVEEVSISSRSTISITLESLDNQLDIVDVVSTGYQNINRKLFTGAATALKGADVKQDGITDVSRMLEGRVAGVSVQNVSGTFGAAPKIRVRGATSITGDNKPLWVVDGVILEDVVNISNEQLSSGDVSTLIGSSVAGINADDIESFNILKDAAATAQYGARAMNGVVVITTKKGRIGKPLVSYTGNFSTYLKPSYDNFNIMNSSDQMSVYSELARKGWLNHSSASRATDGGVFTKMYQLINTYDASSGQFGLANTPEARNKFLSRYATTNTDWFDVLFKNSLIQEHGISVSSGSEKSQLYFSTSYLNDNGWAKGNKVERYTSNVNAIFNLTDKLSLNFITTGSIRNQQTPGTIGRVSNPVEGTYSRDFDINPFSYALNTSRTLTAFDENGNRENFTRNFADFNILNELDNNTLDLSMLDFKLQGGGGYKFSKHFKYDLLASMRYVKSGNEHKVRENSNMANAYRANGDSYIQDNNRFLFRDPEHPELQPVVVLPYGGFYNTTDDFLKSYMVRNSFEYDNTFNEKHLFNVYAFQETRIANRQARSMIGYGYQFDKGGVPFIDPNIVKQSVLSNLPYFSMNNKYDRFSAFMTRVAYSFDGKYSFNATGRYDGSNQLGSSATARWLPTWNISGAWNVDEEDFMKHQDIVNRFTVRATYGLTASLGNATNSALVLRNGSALRPYIYETESVMNIEYIENKDLTWEKQYETNIGFDLSFFKSRLNLTVDLYNRNGFDLISPLRTSGIGGQFLTTANYADMNSKGIEVTLSGPIIKNDEFSWRSNFNFGYNKNKVTKLSSPQTIFNLVTADGGPQEGFPYRGLYSVDFTGLNPTTGIPEFINEKGEKSMDVYMQSLNASYLKYEGPTDPKLTGGFYNTLSYKGFTFNALLTFSAGNKIRLNPAFATQYSDLDAMPNEFKDRWTLPGDELITNVPSILDVEAANNIAGTYPYNTYNYSNVRVADGGFIRLKQLALSYALPASTLKSFGANNVSLSLVANNFWLIYSDKKLKGQDPEFFASGGVALPIPKQYTVSLKVGF; this is encoded by the coding sequence ATGAAAATTAGTACCTTTTTAATGTTTGCTTTTGTTACCGGTGTTCAGGCTAAAGGTATCGCACAGAAGGTCAATCTTAACCTTAAAAATGTTAAAATTGAAGATGCTTTGTCAGCTATTGGGAAACAAACAAAGCATCGCTTCCTTTACAGCAATGATGTCACAAAAGGAGCAAAACTTATTAATTTGAACTTGAAAAATGTGAGTCTAGAAGACGCACTTCAACAAGTTTTAAATGAAAATAATTACTCGTATAAAGTAATTGCCAATACGATTACAATCAATAATATTGTAAAGAATAGTGATAAATCATCTGAAGATTTATATCAAAATGCTGTTACAGGTACAGTCAGAGATAAGGATGGTAAATTATTAAGTGGGGCTAGTATAACTGTAAAGGGAACTTCTGTCGCCACTCAAACAGACGAAAGAGGTAATTTTAGAATTAATGCTTCAGAAAATGCTGTTTTAATAATTCGCTATGTAGGATATAAAGTTGAGGAAGTATCGATATCATCAAGATCGACGATCAGTATTACTTTAGAATCCTTAGATAATCAATTGGATATTGTCGATGTTGTATCCACAGGTTATCAAAATATTAATCGTAAGCTCTTCACTGGCGCAGCTACAGCATTAAAAGGAGCAGATGTTAAGCAAGATGGTATAACAGATGTAAGTCGTATGCTTGAAGGGCGAGTTGCGGGTGTGTCAGTACAAAATGTTTCAGGTACTTTTGGAGCAGCACCAAAGATACGGGTGAGGGGGGCGACCTCTATAACTGGAGATAATAAACCTTTATGGGTTGTTGATGGTGTAATCTTGGAGGATGTTGTTAACATATCTAATGAGCAATTATCATCTGGGGATGTGAGTACTTTAATTGGATCATCCGTTGCTGGAATTAATGCCGATGATATTGAGAGTTTTAATATTTTAAAAGATGCCGCGGCAACTGCTCAGTATGGAGCACGTGCCATGAATGGTGTAGTTGTAATTACGACAAAAAAAGGAAGGATCGGTAAACCGTTAGTTTCATATACTGGAAATTTTTCAACTTATTTAAAGCCGAGCTACGACAATTTCAATATTATGAATTCCTCGGATCAAATGTCAGTCTATTCAGAGTTGGCGCGTAAAGGATGGTTGAATCATTCTAGCGCATCTAGAGCCACAGACGGCGGGGTTTTTACCAAAATGTATCAGCTTATTAATACATATGATGCAAGCAGTGGACAATTTGGACTAGCTAATACTCCCGAAGCTCGTAATAAATTTTTATCGCGTTATGCTACAACAAATACAGACTGGTTTGATGTTCTTTTTAAAAATTCACTTATTCAAGAACATGGTATTAGTGTTTCTTCAGGATCAGAAAAATCACAATTGTATTTTTCAACAAGTTATTTAAACGATAACGGATGGGCAAAAGGAAATAAAGTAGAGCGGTATACATCTAATGTCAATGCTATATTTAATTTGACAGATAAACTTTCTCTGAACTTTATTACCACGGGTTCTATTCGAAATCAACAAACTCCGGGCACAATTGGACGTGTTAGTAATCCTGTAGAGGGAACTTATTCTAGAGATTTCGATATTAATCCGTTTAGTTACGCGCTTAATACAAGCCGTACTTTAACCGCATTTGACGAAAATGGTAATCGAGAAAATTTTACAAGAAATTTTGCTGACTTTAATATTCTTAATGAGTTAGATAATAATACGCTCGATCTAAGTATGTTGGATTTTAAATTGCAAGGAGGAGGAGGTTATAAATTCTCTAAGCACTTTAAATATGATCTATTGGCTTCGATGCGATATGTTAAAAGTGGTAATGAACATAAAGTAAGAGAAAACTCGAATATGGCCAATGCTTATAGAGCAAATGGAGATTCATATATTCAAGATAATAATCGTTTCTTATTCCGTGATCCAGAACATCCAGAGTTACAGCCTGTAGTTGTACTTCCATATGGAGGATTCTACAATACCACAGATGATTTCTTAAAATCTTATATGGTTCGAAATTCATTTGAATATGATAATACTTTCAATGAAAAGCATTTATTTAATGTTTATGCATTTCAGGAGACACGAATAGCAAATCGACAGGCACGAAGTATGATCGGATATGGCTACCAATTTGACAAGGGTGGTGTTCCTTTTATAGATCCTAATATTGTTAAGCAATCTGTATTAAGCAACCTTCCTTATTTTTCAATGAATAATAAGTATGACCGGTTTTCTGCCTTTATGACCAGAGTTGCATATTCCTTCGATGGTAAATATTCTTTCAATGCCACGGGTCGTTATGATGGTTCCAATCAATTGGGCAGTTCGGCAACAGCTAGATGGTTACCAACTTGGAATATATCAGGAGCTTGGAATGTGGATGAAGAAGACTTCATGAAACATCAAGATATTGTGAACAGATTCACTGTGCGAGCAACTTATGGTTTGACTGCAAGTTTGGGAAATGCAACAAATTCTGCGTTAGTGCTAAGAAACGGAAGCGCCTTACGCCCTTACATATACGAGACAGAATCTGTAATGAATATCGAGTATATTGAAAATAAGGACCTAACATGGGAAAAACAGTATGAAACGAATATTGGTTTCGATCTTAGTTTCTTTAAAAGTAGGTTAAATTTGACAGTTGATTTATATAATCGAAATGGTTTTGATTTAATAAGTCCTTTAAGAACGTCAGGTATCGGTGGACAATTTTTGACCACTGCCAATTATGCGGACATGAACTCTAAAGGTATTGAGGTTACGTTGAGTGGTCCAATCATTAAAAATGATGAATTCAGTTGGAGAAGTAATTTCAATTTTGGATATAATAAAAATAAAGTAACAAAGCTTTCCAGTCCACAAACTATCTTCAATTTAGTAACAGCTGATGGTGGACCTCAAGAAGGTTTTCCTTACCGAGGGTTATATTCAGTGGACTTTACCGGTTTAAACCCGACGACAGGAATACCTGAATTTATAAATGAAAAGGGAGAGAAGAGTATGGATGTTTATATGCAAAGTTTGAATGCAAGTTATTTGAAGTATGAAGGTCCGACAGATCCAAAATTGACAGGAGGTTTTTATAATACTTTGAGTTATAAAGGTTTTACTTTTAATGCTTTATTGACATTCTCTGCGGGTAATAAGATTAGATTAAATCCTGCTTTTGCAACTCAATATTCAGATTTGGATGCTATGCCAAATGAATTTAAAGATCGATGGACGTTACCTGGTGATGAGCTTATCACCAATGTTCCATCAATTTTGGATGTCGAAGCCGCAAACAACATTGCAGGAACATACCCTTACAATACCTACAATTATTCAAATGTTCGTGTTGCCGATGGTGGTTTTATCAGATTGAAGCAATTAGCACTTTCTTACGCATTGCCGGCTTCAACATTGAAATCTTTTGGAGCGAATAATGTTTCTTTAAGTTTAGTTGCGAATAATTTTTGGTTGATCTATTCCGATAAAAAATTAAAGGGTCAAGATCCAGAATTTTTTGCTTCGGGAGGGGTGGCTTTACCTATCCCTAAACAATATACGGTCTCTTTAAAAGTTGGATTCTAG